In Colwellia sp. PAMC 20917, a single genomic region encodes these proteins:
- a CDS encoding protein-L-isoaspartate(D-aspartate) O-methyltransferase: MSGKSRRSGELLAQKLYAEGIRDQRVLQAIAQSPRHIFVPEILAHKAYDNTALPIGQGQTISQPYIVAKMSELLLADGVPDSILEIGTGSGYQTSILTQLVAKVFSVERIKALQWQAKRRLQSIDLNNVSMKHGDGWQGWSSKSPFQAIIVTAAPTEVPKALLEQLADGGRLVIPVGTDTQILKVITRHGDEYKEQQVEMVKFVPLVPGALI, encoded by the coding sequence GTGAGCGGTAAATCACGTCGTAGCGGCGAGCTATTAGCGCAAAAGTTATACGCAGAAGGGATACGTGATCAGCGGGTGTTGCAAGCAATTGCTCAATCACCTCGACATATTTTTGTTCCTGAAATCTTAGCGCATAAAGCATACGACAATACGGCTTTGCCTATTGGGCAGGGACAAACTATTTCTCAACCTTATATAGTGGCAAAAATGTCAGAATTATTATTAGCGGACGGTGTCCCTGACAGCATTCTAGAAATAGGGACAGGGTCTGGTTATCAAACATCCATCCTTACACAATTGGTTGCTAAAGTTTTTTCGGTCGAGCGTATTAAGGCATTACAATGGCAGGCGAAACGTCGCTTGCAATCAATAGATTTAAATAACGTCTCAATGAAGCACGGTGATGGCTGGCAAGGTTGGAGTAGTAAGTCTCCTTTTCAAGCGATTATTGTTACTGCAGCGCCAACCGAAGTGCCTAAAGCATTACTCGAACAGTTAGCTGATGGTGGGCGCTTAGTGATACCTGTTGGCACAGATACGCAAATACTGAAAGTTATTACTCGTCATGGCGATGAGTACAAAGAACAACAAGTTGAAATGGTTAAATTTGTACCGCTTGTGCCCGGCGCGTTAATTTAA